In the Mastomys coucha isolate ucsf_1 unplaced genomic scaffold, UCSF_Mcou_1 pScaffold18, whole genome shotgun sequence genome, one interval contains:
- the Ubxn10 gene encoding UBX domain-containing protein 10 has translation MAIEAPVNFEPPERSTVVSRHTAANSFTWQPSPLRMHVIRPKSAKGRKRPNLHRPQGMGDGSPTILSSSPPSRSSGSPSNKKPGVCATVSTSQGAPDEMPELLQQAPIGTASSLNKYPVLPSINRRSLEEEAVDTVASKTSSLQLSSVQALYQEEARATVKSSQEDSRTKVIQTKRQSSSKGRASKVEEPSEEEPRLLLAVRSPSGQRFVHYFRPSDNLQTVLQVAEQKNKATYQHCSLETMEVPRRRFSDLSRSLQECGILHKSVLGISQEEGEGWP, from the coding sequence ATGGCCATAGAAGCTCCTGTGAACTTTGAACCACCTGAACGCAGCACTGTGGTCAGCCGACACACCGCAGCCAACAGCTTCACCTGGCAGCCCAGCCCACTCAGGATGCACGTCATCAGGCCCAAGTCTGCCAAGGGCCGGAAGCGGCCGAATTTGCACAGACCCCAAGGCATGGGGGATGGCTCCCCCACCATACTATCTTCTTCACCTCCATCACGTTCCTCCGGGTCACCAAGCAACAAGAAACCAGGAGTCTGTGCAACTGTCTCAACATCTCAGGGAGCTCCTGATGAGATGCCGGAGCTGCTGCAGCAGGCGCCCATAGGGACCGCTTCATCTCTCAATAAGTACCCAGTCCTCCCATCCATCAACAGGAGGAGCTTAGAGGAAGAGGCCGTGGACACTGTGGCCAGCAAGACCAGCTCCCTGCAGCTGAGCAGCGTCCAGGCCCTTTACCAAGAGGAGGCCCGTGCCACTGTCAAGTCAAGCCAGGAAGACTCCAGAACGAAAGTCATCCAAACCAAAAGGCAGAGTTCCTCAAAAGGCAGGGCCTCGAAGGTGGAGGAGCCGTCAGAGGAAGAGCCGAGGCTGCTGCTGGCTGTCCGCTCGCCCTCAGGCCAGAGGTTCGTGCATTACTTTAGGCCCAGTGACAACCTCCAGACCGTCCTCCAGGTGGCTGAGCAGAAAAACAAAGCCACCTACCAACACTGCAGCCTTGAAACGATGGAGGTGCCCAGGAGACGTTTCTCTGACCTCAGCAGGTCCCTCCAGGAGTGTGGCATTCTCCATAAATCCGTGCTGGGCATCTcccaggaggagggggaggggtggcccTGA